The Tachyglossus aculeatus isolate mTacAcu1 chromosome 22, mTacAcu1.pri, whole genome shotgun sequence genome window below encodes:
- the LOC119944013 gene encoding olfactory receptor 4P4-like, whose protein sequence is MENRNNVTEFVLLGLSSDRNLQIFFVGLFLYCYIAILLGNLVILITIRVSSLIKQPMYFFLCHLAFMDLCYTSTVTPKLVRDLLSEKKTISFCDCMMQVFALHLFGGAEIFILVGMAYDRYVAICKPLHYVVIMNKQRCATVVAACWGGAFLHSMFQWLLIIVLPFCGPNKIDHYLCDIYPLLELACSDTYVTGMLVLSDSGTVAFVSFALLVFSYVTILASLRTRSSEGRRKALSTCASHITVVALFFLPCIFIYLRPPQTFPEDKVFALFYTIIAPMFNPLIYTLRNREMKTAMRKVWCCQLLFKQDTLTI, encoded by the exons atggaaaataggaacaacgtcacagaatttgttcttttaggtcTGTCCAGTGATAGAAATCTGCAGATATTCTTTGTTGGGCTGTTCCTCTActgttacattgcaatcctcttagggaatctcgtcatcctcatcaccatcagagtCAGTTCGCTCATCAaacagcccatgtacttcttcctctgccacttggccttcatggacctctgctacacttccacggtgactcccaaactggtccgagatttgctgtctgagaagaaaaccatttccTTCTGTGACTGTATGATGCAGGTCTTTGCCCTGCACTTATTTGGTGGGGCTGAGATCttcatccttgtggggatggcctatgatcgctatgttgccatttgcaaacccttgcactatgtggtcatcatgaacaagcagcggtgtgccacagtggttgcagcatgctggggaggagcatttctccattccatgtTCCAGTGGCTCCTTATCATtgttttgcccttctgtggccctaataagattgatcactatttgtGCGATATTTACCCTCTCTTGGAACTAGCTTGCTCAGATACTTACGTGACTGGAATGTTAGTTCTCTCCGATTCAGGGACAGTTGCGTTTGTTTCTTTTGCactcttggtcttctcttacgtcaccattttagccagtctgaggacccgCTCTTCAGAAGGACGTCGtaaagctctctccacctgtgcttcccacatcactgtggtggcattgtttttcttgccctgcatcttcatttacctccggccACCCCAGACCTTCCCTGaagataaggtgtttgctctgttttataccatcattgcccccatgttcaaccccctcatctacactctgaggaacagagagatgaaaacggccatgagaaaggtgtggtgttg CCAGCTTCTCTTTAAACAAGACACCTTAACTATATGA
- the LOC119944014 gene encoding olfactory receptor 4P4-like, which translates to MEKRNNVTEFILLGLSSDRNLQIFCFGLFLSCYIAILLVNHIILITIRGSSLIKHPMYFFLCHLSFMDLCYTSTVTPKLVGDLLSEKKTISFCDCMIQLFTIHFFGGVEIFILVGMAYDRYVAICKPLHYVVIMNKQRCATVVAVCWVGGFLHSIFQWVLIFCLPFCGPNKIDHYFCDVYPLLELACTDTEVVGLLVLSDSGTVALVSFTVLVFSYVTILASLRTRSSEGRHKALSTCTSHIIVVALFFLPSIFIYLRPATIFPEDKVFALFYTIIAPMFNPLIYTLRNREMKTAMRQVWCWKSHLEGKSARHRCMHASDSPKETNLTPEKSEMTRDSETPFSQKQPPSIVEVPSHFSLKRKPYRKELGSDWLTLLGKLSMDWTLLILITVRGSFLIKQPMYFFLCHLYLKDVCYTSTVIPKLIRDLLSEMKTISFGDCMTQLFTMHLFGGVEFFILVRMASDRYVALCKPLHLGGDGGSSFYTWPRVYGIFRELGPWMVCWKGAVMLEAFLCVNRGMECEQEELLSLFWCVQIMLRARTCGGGREGGGYHVIFSAVNEGSERKRKPLSSLVHRSDWEQGPSVEGG; encoded by the exons ATGGAAAAGAGGAACAACGTCACAGAATTTATTCTTTTAGGTCTGTCCAGtgatagaaatttgcagatattctgctttgggctgttcctctcctgttacattgcaatACTCTTAGTGAAtcacatcatcctcatcaccattagaggcagttccctcatcaaacatccaatgtacttcttcctctgccacttgtccttcatggacctctgctacacttccacggtgactcccaaactggtcggagatttgctgtctgagaagaaaaccatttccTTCTGTGACTGCATGATTCAGCTCTTTACCATACACTTCTTTGGTGGGGTTGAGATCTTCATCCTTGTTGGGATGGCCTacgatcgctatgttgccatctgcaaacccttgcatTACGTTGTCATCATGAACAAGCAGCGGTGTgccacagtggttgcagtgtgctgggtaggaggatttctccattccatctTCCAGTGGGTCCTTATTTTTtgtttgcccttctgtggccccaataagatcgatcactatttctgcgatgtttaccctctcctggaactggcctgTACAGATACTGAAGTGGTAGGACTTCTAGTCCTCTCCGATTCAGGGACAGTTGCATTGGTTTCTTTTacagtcttggtcttctcttacgtcaccattttagccagtctgaggacccgCTCTTCAGAAGGACgacacaaagccctctccacctgcacttccCACATCATTGTGGTGGCATTATTTTttttgccctccatcttcatttacctccggccGGCCACAATcttccccgaggataaggtgtttgctctcttttacaccatcattgcccccatgttcaaccccctcatctacacgctgaggaacagagagatgaaaacggcTATGAGacaggtgtggtgttggaagtcGCATTTAGAaggaaaatcagcaag ACATAGGTGCATGCATGcctcagacagccccaaggaaacAAATTTGACTCCTGagaaatcagaaatgactcgagattcagaaactccaTTTTCTCAGAAACAGCCCCCATCCATTGTGGAG GTCCCTAGTCATTTTAGTTTAAAAAGAAAGCCATATCGCAAAGAGCTGGGTTCAGATTGGCTGACTCTCCTTGGAAAGTTGAGCATGGATT GGactctcctcatcctcatcactgtcagaggCAGTTTCCTTATCAagcagcccatgtacttctttctctgcCATCTATACCTCAAGGatgtctgctacacttccacggtTATTCCCAAACTGATCCGAGATTTGCTGTCTGAGATGAAAACCATCTCCTTCGGTGACTGCATGACACAACTCTTTaccatgcacttatttggtggCGTTGAGTTCTTCATACTTGTGAGGATGGCCTCTGATCGCTATGTTGCCCTCTGCAAACCCTTGCA TCTTGGAGGCGATGGAGGGAGCAGCTTTTATACCTGGCCCCGTGTGTATGGAATATTCCGGGAGTTGGGACCCTGGATGGTGTGTTGGAAAGGGGCAGTTATGCTGGAAGCTTTTCTCTGTGTCaatagaggaatggagtgtgagcAGGAGGAGCTTTTATCCCTATTCTGGTGTGTACAGATAATGCTGAGAGCAAGGACCtgcggtggagggagggaaggtggtggttACCATGTGATTTTCTCAGCCGTGAATGAGGGGTCCGAGAGAAAGCGGAAGCCACTTTCATCCCTGGTGCACAGATCAgactgggagcagggaccctcggTGGAGGGAGGGTAG
- the LOC119944015 gene encoding olfactory receptor 4P4-like, which produces MGNQKNITEFILLGLSQDQNVQIFCFVLFLFCYIILLMGNLLILITVGCSYLINQPMYYFLAHLSSIDMCYTSTVTPKLIWDLLAKTKVITFDNCMLQLFSMHFFTCIEVFILTAMAFDRYVAICRPLHYVVIMSRKKCKLLILASWVGGAIHAFPQLFMVFQLSFCGPNEVDHYFCDIFPLLKVACVDTYLVGVLVVANSGMVALVTFIVLLGSYVVILFFLRTHSAQGRRKALSTCGSHITVVFLFFTPSIFTYLRPPSSYSEDKVFSLFYTIIAPMFNPLIYTLRNSEMKNAMRKVWCRKVSSEGKLI; this is translated from the coding sequence ATGGGAAATCAGAAAAACATCAcagaattcattctcttgggCCTTTCACAAGACCAGAACGTTCAGATATTTTGCTTTGTGCTGTTTTTGTTCTGTTACATTATCCTCTTGATGGGAAATCTTCTCATTCTCATCACCGTTGGATGCAGCTATCTTATCAACCAACCTATGTATTATTTCCTGGCACATTTGTCTTCCATAGACATGTGCTACACTTCTACTGTTACCCCCAAACTGATCTGGGACTTACTCGCTAAAACAAAAGTCATTACCTTCGACAACTGCATGTTGCAACTCTTCAGCATGCACTTCTTTACATGCATCGAGGTCTTTATTCTTACGGCAATGGCCTTTGATCGGTATGTGGCCATTTGCAGACCACTACACTACGTGGTCATCATGAGTAGGAAGAAATGCAAACTCCTGATCTTGGCTTCCTGGGTGGGTGGGGCCATCCACGCATTTCCCCAATTGTTCATGGTTTTCCAGTTATCCTTCTGTGGTCCCAATGAGGTTGACCACTACTTCTGTGACATTTTTCCCTTGCTGAAAGTCGCCTGCGTGGATACCTACCTTGTGGGTGTCCTGGTCGTGGCAAATTCGGGGATGGTGGCCTTGGTCACTTTCATTGTCTTATTGGGTTCCTATGTCGTCATATTGTTTTTCCTAAGAACTCATTCAGCACAAGGGCgccgcaaagccctctccacctgcgggTCTCACATCACAGTAGTCTTCTTATTCTTCACGCCCTCCATCTTCACCTACCTGCGGCCCCCCTCCAGCTACTCTGAGGATAAGGTGTTTTctctcttttacaccatcattgCGCCCATGTTCAACCCCTTAATTTACACGTTGAGAAATTcagagatgaaaaatgccatgagaaaggTTTGGTGTAGAAAGGTGTCTTCAGAAGGGAAGCTTATTTAG
- the LOC119944016 gene encoding olfactory receptor 1052-like yields the protein MAEDNHTVVREFILMGFTESLMLKRILFVLFLNIYLTTLVGNLGMTGLVRVEPQLHTPMYFFLSNLSFVDACYSSTIAPRMLVDFLVEKKTISLGGCATQLCFFIVFATTDILLLAVMAYDRYVAICNPLLYPAMVSRKTCFRLVAGCFLGGSLSSLIHTSFTFQLSFCHSNIIHHYFCDIPPLLALSCSDTRINEILIFSLGSLELAVSLSTIFFSYLFILITILRIRSAEGRLKAFSTCTSHLTAIVLLYGTLIFMYLRPSSSSVLDQKPVMSVLYTMVIPMLNPLIYSLRNREVKNALRRVLERKMVSWSRVGRSEQMEALMRQFKRRQLQCANLAAYNWKQYHCESSELAKVVMDYNNGLGTTSQGSPQIFKEDLSSRTLAFQIDQGRTIPLQRAGVCNLQEKIGPVDKRENLTTLDKNLCYWLTSLLSLLNLLLNTENLDTIYFML from the exons ATGGCTGAGgacaatcacacagttgtgaggGAATTCATTCTTATGGGATTCACTGAGTCCCTGATGTTGAAGAGGATACTTTTTGTGCTATTTCTCAacatctatctcaccacactAGTGGGCAATCTGGGGATGACGGGGTTAGTCAGGGTGGAACCCCAACTCCacaccccaatgtacttcttcctcagtaactTATCCTTTGTGGATGCCTGCTACTCCTCGACCATCGCCCCCAGGATGCTGGTGGACTTCTTAGTGGAAAAGAAAACCATTTCATTAGGTGGATGCGCTACCCAGCTGTGCTTCTTCATCGTTTTCGCTACGACGGATATCCTGCTCCTGGCTGTCATGGCTTACGACCGTTACGTCGCTATCTGCAACCCTCTGCTTTACCCAGCGATGGTGTCGAGGAAGACATGCTTCCGACTGGTGGCGGGTTGCTTCTTAGGAGGGAGTCTGAGTTCTTTGATCCACACTAGCTTTACCTTCCAGCTATCCTTCTGTCACTCCAACATCATCCACCATTACTTCTGTGATATTCCTCCTCTGTTAGCcctctcctgctctgacacccgGATCAATGAAATCCTGATTTTTTCTCTAGGGAGTTTGGAATTGGCAGTCTCACTTTCGACCATTTTCTTCTCTTACTTGTTCATCCTCATAACCATCCTGAGGATCCGCTCAGCCGAGGGCAGactcaaagccttttccacctgcacctcccacctgaCGGCCATCGTTTTATTGTACGGGACGCTGATCTTCATGTACTTGCGCCCCAGCTCCAGCTCTGTGCTGGATCAGAAGCCAGTGATGTCCGTGTTGTACACGATGGTGATCCCCATGTTGAACCCTctgatctatagcctgaggaaccgggaggtAAAAAATGCCCTGAGAAGAGTCCTGGAGAGGAAAATGGTGTCTTGGTCTAG AGTGGGCAGGAGTGAGCAGATGGAAGCTTTGATGAGGCAATTTAAAAGGAGGCAGCTACAGTGCGCCAACCTTGCTGCCTATAACTGGAAACAGTATCACTGTGAAAGTTCTGAACTGGCCAAGGTCGTGATGGACTATAA CAATGGCCTGGGGACCACTTCCCAGGGGTCTCCCCAAATCTTTAAAGAAGACTTATCATCAAGAACTCTAGCTTTTCAAATCGACCAGGGAAGAACAATCCCCCTTCAACGGGCAG gagtttgcaatctgcaAGAGAAAATTGGTCCAGTAGACAAGCGTGAAAATCTTACAACACTAGATAAG